A DNA window from Pleurodeles waltl isolate 20211129_DDA chromosome 12, aPleWal1.hap1.20221129, whole genome shotgun sequence contains the following coding sequences:
- the LOC138267852 gene encoding immunoglobulin kappa light chain-like, translating into MQGALCTLVMILQLTGREAKEPPTLMQPLPSITTAGRHPKITCSLSGSSVTDHVLSWYKQPNHQGLSFLVSHRERAKPSYGDGVSERFLPGIEKESKIFTLTIGNTEQSDEGTYFCAIWYSNQYIFGDGTRVIYRDTSDLRKPRVRLLEPAPREVRGQNQATFVCVVDGFFPDVIRIKWLVDGRQTEAMPEEFPSVQKKDGTYKAVGHLTLEAETWERGAEVICLVEHESGTQNLSRKGEVVVRRAEQGCTRVTSEELELFRNESSGNSTATVDMTGVLGVAFYVYLSALFSSSVYGLALAFCFLRRQLEARKKPAASTSRRSPSQRVNKRWAVQRRQ; encoded by the exons GCAGGGAGGCCAAGGAGCCTCCCACCCTAATGCAGCCTCTGCCGTCAATCACCACCGCTGGGCGCCACCCAAAGATCACGTGCTCCTTGAGCGGGAGCAGCGTGACCGACCACGTGCTCTCATGGTACAAGCAGCCCAACCATCAGGGCTTGAGCTTCCTGGTGAGCCACAGGGAGCGGGCCAAGCCGAGCTACGGGGACGGCGTCAGCGAGCGCTTCCTGCCAGGCATCGAGAAGGAGTCCAAGATCTTCACGCTGACCATTGGGAACACGGAGCAGAGTGACGAGGGCACCTACTTCTGCGCCATCTGGTACAGCAACCAGTACATCTTTGGCGATGGGACTCGTGTCATCTACAGAG ACACGAGTGATCTCAGGAAGCCCAGGGTACGACTGCTCGAACCAGCACCTCGTGAAGTCCGTGGCCAGAACCAAGCGACCTTTGTCTGTGTGGTGGACGGCTTCTTCCCTGACGTGATCCGCATTAAGTGGCTGGTGGATGGAAGGCAGACTGAGGCCATGCCTGAGGAGTTTCCATCCGTGCAGAAGAAAGATGGAACCTACAAGGCTGTCGGGCACCTGACGCTTGAAGCCGAGACCTGGGAGAGAGGTGCTGAGGTGATATGCCTGGTGGAGCACGAATCGGGGACTCAGAACCTCAGCAGGAAGGGTGAAGTGGTCGTCAGGAGGGCGGAGCAAG GATGCACACGGGTCACATCTGAGGAGCTGGAATTATTTAGGAATGAAAGCTCTGGGAACAGCACTGCCACAG TTGACATGACTGGAGTTCTTGGTGTGGCTTTTTATGTCTACCTCAGCGCACTCTTCAGCAGCTCCGTGTACGGACTCGCCCTGGCCTTCTGCTTCCTTAGACGACAGCTTGAAGCTCGCAAGAAGCCCGCTGCATCTACGAGCCGTAGGTCACCATCGCAGCGTGTTAACAAgagatgggcagtgcagaggcgccAGTGA